In one window of Arthrobacter pascens DNA:
- a CDS encoding FAD/NAD(P)-binding protein translates to MGRSQSIRTAIIGAGPRGTSVLERLLAHSAAQPGSRPLHIDVIDPYPAGPGHVWRPDQSRLYLMNTQAFYPTLIPEDPRLAPPLAGTTFDRWRARQQRDPLPSLTADERSELAALTSKDFPSRALYGRYLRCALEELTANLPDGVSIRFHETSARSVRPAGNGTFDVGLADGGSLPADSVVLALGHIPSRLSPEQRDLQSSARQLGLRYLPPAIPADVDWSELPAGEPILVRGMGLNFFDAVGQLTEGRGGKFIDAGNRLEYEPSGQEPLIIAASRRGTPYRAKAALDGYYPLSVKLRFLTEAALERFAAAGIRPGFDHDLWPLLHRDALWAHYSTLVRSQPVAVPDRSEFLAALDDALRPHAHSSANWEQAVQGVIALHVDPRHRLDLLGLASPLAGRSFASRAELDAAVVDYLLDDARRSALGEQDPVKMAIGALHHGRAVLKTAVADGGITDESWVAGLRGWFESFVEGLASGPPALRSEQLAALARAGVVSFVGPDPRFGVDRGTGMFTARSPWVKGPPVQAKTMLEALAPANRVSANASPLLEQLLADGLVRPRLMMTAEGAPVQATGLDVTPHPYRPVAASGSVTRNLYVLGLQLSAAQWGTAIAAEAIQPGRPAYRSGQRTLRDADEIAQAILGH, encoded by the coding sequence GTGGGTAGATCGCAGAGCATCCGGACGGCCATCATCGGCGCCGGCCCCCGGGGCACCAGCGTCCTGGAGCGCCTGCTCGCCCACTCCGCGGCCCAGCCCGGATCCCGGCCGCTCCACATCGACGTCATCGACCCCTACCCGGCAGGGCCGGGACACGTGTGGCGGCCGGACCAGTCCCGGCTGTACCTGATGAACACCCAGGCCTTCTACCCCACGCTCATACCCGAGGATCCCCGGCTGGCCCCGCCGCTGGCCGGAACCACTTTCGACCGGTGGCGGGCACGGCAGCAGCGTGATCCGCTGCCGTCCCTCACTGCCGACGAACGCTCCGAGCTCGCTGCTTTGACCTCCAAGGACTTTCCCAGCCGTGCACTGTACGGCCGCTACCTTCGCTGCGCCCTTGAGGAGCTGACGGCGAACCTTCCCGACGGCGTGAGCATCCGGTTCCATGAAACGTCCGCCCGGTCGGTGCGCCCGGCAGGCAACGGAACGTTCGACGTCGGGCTCGCCGACGGTGGGTCCCTCCCCGCAGACTCCGTGGTGCTGGCCCTCGGCCACATTCCCTCCCGGCTCAGCCCGGAGCAACGGGACCTGCAGTCCTCGGCCAGGCAGCTGGGCCTGCGCTACCTGCCGCCTGCCATACCGGCGGACGTGGACTGGTCAGAGCTTCCGGCTGGAGAGCCGATACTGGTCCGCGGCATGGGGCTGAATTTCTTTGACGCCGTGGGACAGCTCACGGAGGGCCGCGGCGGCAAGTTCATCGACGCCGGAAACAGGCTCGAGTACGAGCCCTCCGGCCAGGAACCGCTGATTATTGCTGCCTCGCGGCGCGGCACGCCGTACCGTGCCAAAGCGGCGCTGGACGGCTACTACCCGCTGTCCGTGAAACTCCGGTTCCTGACGGAGGCCGCTCTGGAGCGGTTTGCGGCTGCCGGGATCCGCCCCGGCTTCGACCACGACCTCTGGCCCCTGCTGCACCGCGACGCTCTCTGGGCCCACTATTCAACGCTGGTGCGCTCGCAGCCCGTGGCGGTTCCGGACCGGTCAGAATTCCTGGCTGCCCTCGATGATGCGCTCCGGCCGCATGCCCACAGCTCGGCCAACTGGGAGCAGGCGGTGCAGGGCGTCATAGCCCTCCATGTTGATCCGCGGCACCGGCTGGACCTTCTGGGCCTGGCATCCCCGCTGGCGGGCCGATCTTTCGCCTCGCGCGCCGAACTTGATGCCGCCGTTGTGGATTACCTTCTCGATGACGCCCGCCGATCCGCCCTGGGGGAGCAGGATCCGGTGAAGATGGCCATCGGCGCGCTCCATCACGGGCGGGCGGTCCTGAAGACGGCAGTGGCCGACGGCGGGATCACGGATGAGTCATGGGTCGCCGGGCTCCGTGGCTGGTTCGAGTCGTTCGTGGAGGGGTTGGCCAGCGGGCCGCCCGCACTGCGTTCCGAGCAGTTGGCAGCCCTCGCCCGCGCTGGCGTGGTCAGTTTTGTGGGGCCGGATCCCCGGTTCGGCGTCGACAGGGGGACCGGGATGTTCACTGCACGCTCGCCTTGGGTGAAAGGCCCGCCAGTGCAGGCGAAAACCATGCTGGAGGCGCTCGCACCCGCAAACCGGGTATCCGCCAACGCATCCCCGCTTCTGGAGCAGCTCCTCGCGGACGGACTGGTCCGCCCCAGGCTCATGATGACGGCGGAGGGCGCTCCCGTGCAGGCGACCGGCCTGGACGTGACTCCGCACCCGTATCGCCCGGTGGCGGCAAGCGGTTCAGTCACCCGGAATCTCTACGTGCTGGGACTGCAGCTCTCGGCGGCCCAGTGGGGCACGGCCATCGCTGCGGAGGCGATCCAGCCCGGACGTCCGGCCTATCGCAGCGGCCAACGCACGCTCCGTGACGCCGACGAAATCGCACAAGCCATCCTGGGGCACTAA
- a CDS encoding NAD(P)/FAD-dependent oxidoreductase, translating into MSSIAPTKHVAIIGGGILGVSTAVHLLREGASVTLLTERGLASEASGRSLSWLNSAGERSTPYHQLRLAGVDRYRTLYATDPGRDWLQFGGGLMWNAAGQQDVTVARHAYEKSVGYDSKLLTPAEIAAVTPGIDETAVPENAIFNPGEGWVSLPDLVDFLMEEFHARGGKLVLNAGKASVMVDGGRATGVETANGDTYEADAVLVACGAATPAVLAPLGVDIPNSSPVSMLVVTKPVDHEVKAVLNTPRAAVRPNPGSTFALDHDWYEEHITEHADGSFDIPDAVVQELADEASKLIAGNPELKPASWKIGYKPIPGDGEPVLGETGQVPGCFVAFTHSGATLGLIAGELLSGEILTGNKHPMLATFRPGRFS; encoded by the coding sequence ATGTCCTCCATCGCTCCAACCAAACACGTCGCCATCATCGGAGGCGGCATCCTGGGGGTTTCCACCGCCGTACACCTGCTTCGGGAGGGCGCGTCCGTGACCCTGCTGACCGAGCGGGGCCTGGCAAGCGAGGCTTCCGGCCGCTCATTGTCCTGGCTGAATTCGGCAGGGGAGAGGTCCACTCCATATCATCAGCTGCGCCTGGCCGGTGTGGATCGCTACCGCACGCTCTATGCAACAGATCCCGGCCGCGACTGGCTGCAGTTCGGCGGCGGGCTCATGTGGAACGCTGCCGGTCAGCAGGACGTCACCGTGGCCCGGCACGCCTATGAGAAGTCCGTCGGATATGACTCCAAACTCCTGACCCCGGCCGAAATCGCGGCCGTAACGCCTGGCATCGATGAAACGGCCGTGCCGGAAAACGCCATCTTCAACCCCGGAGAAGGCTGGGTCAGCCTGCCGGACCTGGTGGATTTCCTGATGGAGGAATTCCACGCACGCGGGGGGAAACTCGTGCTGAACGCCGGCAAGGCCTCCGTCATGGTCGACGGCGGCCGGGCCACCGGCGTCGAGACGGCCAACGGCGACACGTACGAAGCTGACGCTGTCCTGGTTGCCTGCGGGGCCGCAACCCCCGCCGTCCTGGCACCGCTCGGCGTCGACATCCCCAACAGTTCCCCTGTCTCCATGCTGGTGGTCACCAAACCGGTTGACCACGAGGTCAAGGCCGTGCTGAACACCCCGCGGGCCGCCGTCCGTCCCAACCCCGGAAGCACTTTTGCCCTGGATCACGACTGGTACGAGGAGCACATCACCGAACACGCCGACGGCTCCTTCGATATCCCCGACGCCGTGGTCCAGGAGCTCGCCGACGAAGCATCCAAGCTCATCGCCGGCAACCCGGAACTCAAGCCCGCGTCCTGGAAAATCGGCTACAAGCCCATCCCCGGAGACGGCGAACCCGTCCTCGGCGAAACCGGGCAGGTGCCGGGCTGCTTCGTTGCCTTCACCCATTCAGGGGCCACACTCGGACTCATCGCCGGCGAACTGCTCAGCGGTGAGATCCTGACCGGAAACAAGCATCCGATGCTGGCCACCTTCCGGCCCGGACGCTTCTCCTAA
- a CDS encoding ABC transporter substrate-binding protein has translation MTAAMAVSLVLSGCGGPATAEGGGAGGAGGSEEKTVRYQGSPNNVALLELAEDLGYLGDVKLKWVSNTTSGPQSIQSVATDQTDIGGAFTGAVIKLIEAGAPVQAVINYYGEDAQTFTGYYVEEGSPIRTARDLIGKKVAVNTLGAHHEAVITTHLKNSGLTPEEIKQVQLVVVPPNETELALRKKQVDVGTLGGVLQDRALAEGGIRALFTDTGVLGGPFDAGQYVLRKDFLARNPETSRTLVTGVAKAIEWERTTPREEVIAKFEEILAKRGRNESAEALKYWKSVGVASTGGRIQDNDFTRWADYLKSAGIITGELDTRKLYTNEFNSLPATAPAATSKG, from the coding sequence GTGACTGCAGCCATGGCGGTCTCTCTCGTCTTATCCGGCTGTGGTGGCCCGGCGACCGCAGAGGGGGGCGGGGCTGGCGGTGCGGGCGGCTCGGAAGAGAAGACCGTCCGCTACCAGGGCTCACCTAACAACGTTGCGTTGCTGGAACTCGCCGAAGACCTCGGTTACCTGGGCGACGTCAAGCTTAAGTGGGTCAGCAACACCACAAGCGGCCCGCAGAGCATCCAGTCCGTCGCCACCGACCAAACAGACATCGGGGGAGCCTTCACAGGCGCCGTGATCAAGCTGATCGAGGCAGGTGCACCTGTCCAGGCCGTCATCAACTACTACGGCGAGGATGCGCAGACCTTCACCGGCTACTACGTGGAGGAGGGCAGCCCGATCCGGACTGCCAGGGACCTGATCGGTAAGAAGGTGGCCGTCAACACGCTCGGCGCCCACCACGAAGCCGTCATCACCACCCACCTGAAGAACAGCGGGCTGACACCCGAGGAGATCAAGCAGGTGCAGCTGGTGGTGGTCCCGCCCAACGAGACGGAGCTGGCACTGCGCAAGAAGCAGGTCGACGTAGGGACCCTGGGCGGTGTCTTGCAGGACCGGGCGCTCGCCGAGGGCGGCATCCGGGCCTTGTTCACTGACACCGGTGTCCTTGGCGGCCCTTTTGACGCGGGACAGTACGTCCTCCGCAAAGACTTCCTGGCCCGGAACCCCGAAACCAGCCGGACGCTGGTCACCGGCGTCGCCAAGGCCATCGAGTGGGAGCGCACCACTCCCCGGGAAGAGGTCATCGCCAAGTTCGAAGAAATCCTCGCCAAGCGCGGCCGGAATGAGAGCGCGGAGGCGCTCAAGTACTGGAAGAGCGTCGGGGTAGCGTCAACCGGCGGCCGGATCCAGGACAACGACTTCACCCGCTGGGCCGACTATCTGAAATCAGCCGGCATCATCACCGGCGAGCTCGATACCCGCAAGCTCTACACGAACGAGTTCAACAGCCTGCCGGCCACGGCACCGGCCGCAACCTCGAAAGGATAG
- a CDS encoding CocE/NonD family hydrolase — translation MNLMSHILQRKLELPSPLTRDLVVQKDLRVPMPDGVELLADRWAPRGGGEGLPTALLRSPYGRSGMFAAAMARPLAERGYQVLIQSVRGGFGSGGTLDPMRQEREDGLATLDWVVEQPWFGDSMVLVGLSYLGFVQWAVADRLPPQVKAMIPHMTESALTLEFLRDDGMSLELPFEWGVMTAVQERRWAMLRSRGQARKTVRALRTLPLNQGDVAAIGRSSKYIQDILTYDAKHEYWAAVDHSHRVAGVNVPVSSIGGWYDIFLPGQLRDFQVLQDAARPARLTVGPWTHSEFTNAAVLEAVGFGLAHARGEQPPERPPVRLFVMGEEAWRNFDSWPPKGYEPQAFRLQPDGGLSTEPAIESAADTYRYDPADPTPAAGGISISSGGRVDNTELEDRPDVLTYTTATLTEDVEVIGEVSANIWFRSSLANADVFVRLCDVGPDGRSHNVCDGLTSLTGADTLSQTTVRLWPTAYRFKRGHRIRVQVSSGAFPRYARNTGTGEPLATATILRAADQAVYHDPQHPSAVILPVRAAGSGSP, via the coding sequence ATGAACCTCATGAGCCACATCCTGCAGCGCAAACTGGAACTCCCGTCGCCCCTTACCCGGGACCTTGTGGTGCAAAAGGACTTGCGCGTGCCGATGCCCGACGGCGTAGAACTACTGGCGGACAGGTGGGCACCGCGGGGAGGAGGCGAGGGATTGCCGACAGCACTCCTGCGTTCCCCTTACGGCCGGTCGGGCATGTTCGCCGCCGCCATGGCCAGGCCGCTTGCCGAGCGCGGATACCAGGTGCTGATCCAAAGCGTCCGGGGCGGTTTCGGTTCCGGGGGGACCCTTGACCCCATGCGCCAGGAGCGGGAGGACGGTTTGGCCACACTGGACTGGGTGGTGGAGCAGCCTTGGTTCGGGGACTCGATGGTGCTTGTCGGCCTCAGCTACCTGGGGTTTGTCCAGTGGGCGGTGGCGGATCGCCTGCCTCCGCAGGTCAAGGCGATGATCCCGCACATGACCGAGTCGGCGCTGACCCTTGAGTTCCTTCGCGACGACGGCATGTCACTTGAGCTGCCGTTCGAATGGGGCGTCATGACCGCGGTTCAGGAGCGGCGCTGGGCCATGCTCAGGAGCCGGGGCCAGGCCAGGAAAACGGTTCGCGCGCTGCGCACCCTGCCGCTGAACCAGGGTGACGTCGCAGCCATCGGGCGCAGCTCAAAATACATCCAGGACATCCTCACGTACGACGCGAAACACGAATACTGGGCCGCCGTCGATCACTCCCACCGTGTGGCCGGGGTGAACGTGCCGGTGAGCTCGATCGGCGGCTGGTACGACATCTTCCTGCCCGGCCAGCTCCGCGACTTCCAGGTACTGCAGGACGCGGCGCGGCCGGCACGGTTGACCGTCGGTCCCTGGACCCATTCTGAGTTCACCAACGCGGCCGTCCTGGAAGCCGTGGGATTCGGGCTCGCGCATGCACGCGGCGAGCAGCCGCCGGAACGCCCTCCCGTACGGCTGTTCGTGATGGGCGAGGAAGCCTGGCGGAACTTCGATTCCTGGCCGCCGAAGGGGTACGAGCCGCAAGCGTTCCGGCTCCAGCCCGACGGCGGGTTGTCCACGGAGCCTGCGATTGAATCGGCCGCGGATACGTACCGCTACGACCCGGCTGACCCGACCCCCGCAGCAGGCGGCATCAGCATCAGCAGCGGGGGCCGCGTCGATAACACGGAGCTGGAGGACCGCCCGGACGTCCTGACCTACACCACTGCCACGCTCACCGAGGACGTCGAGGTCATCGGTGAGGTCAGCGCGAACATCTGGTTCCGCTCCAGCCTCGCCAACGCGGACGTCTTTGTCAGGCTCTGCGACGTGGGTCCGGATGGCCGCTCCCACAATGTCTGCGACGGGCTGACCAGCCTGACCGGCGCGGACACGCTGTCCCAGACAACTGTCCGTCTTTGGCCCACCGCGTACCGCTTCAAGCGCGGGCACCGCATCCGGGTCCAGGTCTCCAGCGGGGCGTTCCCCCGCTATGCCCGCAATACCGGAACCGGCGAACCGCTTGCCACCGCCACCATCCTCCGGGCAGCCGACCAGGCCGTGTACCACGACCCCCAGCACCCCTCTGCGGTCATCCTGCCGGTGCGGGCAGCTGGTTCCGGGAGCCCGTAG
- a CDS encoding TetR/AcrR family transcriptional regulator: MEPEPADVPIQDRRVRRSKAALIKATIMLVGERGTAAVPVSDIAEAANVSRPVVYQHFGDRDNLLLEAAIDLATRELLPGMADATGSLTRRDGALTLVKHFADHRAFYRAVLTSSCAFALNKSLTALLMPINRQLVQEVFGPALEPEAADDYAAFITGGGAALVNTWIIEGAEPLDPEAFADRLMRIPPFVNDLLRMPGTPQHHKEPVR, encoded by the coding sequence ATGGAGCCCGAACCCGCAGATGTGCCGATCCAGGACCGCCGGGTCCGGCGTTCCAAAGCCGCCCTGATCAAGGCCACCATCATGCTGGTTGGCGAGCGGGGCACTGCCGCTGTTCCGGTCTCGGACATCGCCGAAGCCGCAAACGTCAGCCGTCCGGTGGTGTACCAGCACTTCGGTGACCGCGACAACCTCCTCCTCGAGGCGGCCATTGACCTCGCCACCCGCGAACTCCTTCCCGGCATGGCGGATGCTACTGGCTCACTAACGAGGCGCGACGGGGCGTTGACTCTGGTCAAGCACTTCGCGGACCATCGGGCGTTCTACCGGGCGGTCCTGACGAGCTCCTGCGCGTTCGCGTTGAACAAATCACTGACTGCCCTGCTGATGCCGATCAACAGGCAACTCGTGCAGGAGGTGTTCGGCCCCGCGCTGGAGCCGGAAGCGGCAGACGATTACGCCGCCTTCATCACTGGCGGTGGAGCAGCCCTGGTCAACACCTGGATCATCGAGGGCGCCGAACCGCTCGACCCCGAAGCGTTCGCGGACAGGCTGATGCGGATACCGCCCTTTGTCAACGATCTACTGCGTATGCCTGGAACACCACAACATCACAAGGAGCCGGTCCGATGA
- a CDS encoding prolyl oligopeptidase family serine peptidase gives MTTTAADPASAPGSPSAPASSAASSADLAARVAPEPTDENVWLEEIYGEEQLAWVREQNARTEDLLEDADYAGLEGSILEVLDSTDRIAMVGKRGDWYYNFWKDRQNPKGLWRRTTWESYCTETPEWDVLLDVDALAASEGEDWVFHGATLLRPATGEPHRLALLALSPDGGDANRYREFDVGTRTFVDPAAGGFDLPTAKGNVSWLDPDTLLVASTAEGLPRTASSYARTAVTLRRGESLGQAPRLFDVAEDHMMAVVAHDSTPGFERTFAVDYIDFFNRRTFVQRDGSWLEIEAPTDVNLSAHREWLLFRPQRDWPLNGTTYPAGSLLAAGFEDYLAGSRDLSVLFTPDEHTSLQSWSWTRDFLLLNLLRDVSSELRVLDPSLPGGSSGAWASSLLDACPPLHDVNAYAVDDEDESPDDGGAGNDFWLVATGFTTPSTLMRGTLRRAAAEEKSAGAPAVVSSHAAVKASPSFFDDGQYEVQQHFAVSADGTRVPYFQVASRDLVLDGQNPTQLSGYGGFEISRTPAYSGTVGRAWLERRTAEAAGTDGEGPHSRGGVYVVANIRGGGEYGPSWHRAALKENRHRAYQDFAAVARHLISRGVTSRERLGCVGGSNGGLLVGNMLTQYPELFAAVSCGVPLLDMRRYTKLSAGHSWIAEYGDPDVPEEWEYIRTFSPYHLLKDGVEYPETFIWTATSDDRVGPVQARKMAARMQAMGIPNVWYHEALEGGHAGASDNRQAAALQARSQHFLWRTLAGGPA, from the coding sequence ATGACCACCACTGCAGCTGATCCAGCGTCCGCACCAGGTTCTCCCTCCGCCCCGGCTTCCTCCGCCGCTTCTTCCGCTGATTTGGCTGCGCGGGTGGCTCCCGAGCCCACGGACGAGAACGTCTGGCTTGAGGAGATATACGGTGAGGAGCAACTGGCGTGGGTCCGGGAGCAAAACGCCCGCACTGAGGACCTGCTGGAGGACGCCGACTACGCAGGCCTGGAAGGAAGCATCCTGGAGGTGCTGGACTCCACGGACCGGATTGCCATGGTGGGCAAACGCGGAGACTGGTACTACAACTTCTGGAAGGACCGGCAGAACCCGAAGGGGCTGTGGCGCCGCACCACATGGGAAAGCTACTGCACCGAGACGCCCGAATGGGATGTCCTCCTGGATGTCGATGCGCTGGCCGCCTCCGAGGGTGAAGACTGGGTCTTCCACGGCGCCACCTTGCTCCGCCCGGCCACCGGTGAACCGCACCGGCTCGCGCTTCTGGCCCTCTCCCCCGACGGCGGTGACGCCAACCGATACCGCGAGTTCGACGTCGGAACCCGCACCTTCGTTGACCCCGCTGCCGGCGGCTTTGACCTGCCGACGGCGAAGGGCAACGTTTCGTGGCTGGACCCGGACACGCTGCTGGTGGCCTCTACCGCCGAGGGACTGCCCCGGACGGCGTCTTCGTACGCACGCACGGCTGTGACCTTGCGGCGCGGTGAATCCCTGGGCCAGGCGCCCCGGCTGTTCGACGTCGCCGAGGACCACATGATGGCCGTGGTGGCACACGATTCCACGCCCGGATTTGAGCGCACTTTCGCCGTGGACTACATCGACTTCTTCAACCGGAGGACCTTCGTCCAGCGGGACGGCTCGTGGCTCGAGATCGAGGCCCCGACCGACGTGAACCTGAGCGCCCACCGGGAGTGGCTGCTGTTCCGGCCGCAACGCGACTGGCCGCTTAACGGGACCACGTACCCGGCCGGTTCCCTGCTGGCAGCAGGATTTGAGGACTACCTCGCCGGATCACGCGATCTTTCGGTCCTGTTCACGCCGGACGAGCACACGTCGCTGCAGTCCTGGAGCTGGACCCGGGACTTCCTGCTGCTCAACCTCTTGCGGGACGTCTCGTCCGAGCTCCGGGTCCTTGATCCGTCCCTTCCCGGGGGCAGTTCGGGCGCGTGGGCATCCTCCCTGCTCGATGCCTGCCCGCCGCTCCACGATGTGAACGCCTACGCCGTGGACGATGAGGACGAAAGCCCGGACGACGGCGGTGCAGGTAACGATTTCTGGCTGGTCGCCACCGGCTTCACCACGCCCAGCACGCTGATGCGGGGGACCCTCAGGCGGGCCGCAGCCGAAGAGAAGTCTGCCGGGGCGCCGGCCGTGGTGAGCAGTCACGCGGCTGTCAAGGCGTCGCCGTCGTTCTTTGACGACGGACAGTATGAGGTGCAGCAGCACTTCGCCGTCTCGGCCGACGGCACGAGGGTCCCCTACTTCCAGGTGGCCTCCCGCGACCTGGTCCTCGACGGGCAGAACCCGACGCAGCTCTCCGGTTATGGCGGCTTCGAGATTTCCAGGACACCTGCCTACAGCGGAACGGTGGGCAGGGCGTGGCTCGAACGTCGGACGGCGGAAGCCGCCGGAACCGACGGCGAAGGCCCGCATTCCCGCGGGGGCGTCTACGTGGTGGCCAATATCCGGGGCGGCGGCGAATACGGGCCCTCGTGGCACCGGGCCGCCCTGAAGGAGAACAGGCACCGGGCGTACCAGGATTTCGCGGCGGTCGCCAGGCACCTTATCTCCCGCGGTGTGACTTCGCGGGAGAGGCTCGGCTGCGTCGGCGGGTCCAACGGCGGGCTGCTGGTGGGCAACATGCTCACCCAGTACCCGGAACTCTTCGCTGCCGTATCCTGCGGCGTCCCCCTGCTGGACATGCGGCGCTACACGAAACTTTCGGCCGGGCACTCCTGGATTGCCGAGTACGGCGACCCGGACGTGCCTGAAGAGTGGGAGTACATCCGGACGTTCTCGCCGTACCACCTGCTGAAGGACGGTGTGGAGTACCCGGAAACGTTCATCTGGACAGCCACCTCCGATGACCGGGTGGGGCCCGTCCAGGCACGGAAGATGGCAGCGCGTATGCAAGCCATGGGCATCCCGAACGTCTGGTACCACGAAGCCCTCGAGGGCGGCCACGCAGGGGCCTCTGACAACCGGCAGGCCGCTGCGCTGCAGGCCCGCAGCCAGCACTTCCTGTGGCGGACGCTGGCCGGCGGGCCTGCTTAG
- a CDS encoding Gfo/Idh/MocA family protein, whose amino-acid sequence MPKAATGRIRTGLVGFGISGSVFHAPLLAADPDYSLDVIVTADPRRAAEAARRYPGARVVPTPAAMFALAGELDLLVLGTPPLTHFDLAGTAIARGLHVVVDKPFVTTSAQGEELAGRASDAGVQLTVFQNRRWDADFLTLQRLIRERALGEIRTFESRFEWWRPEGFGNWRDTATLAEGGGILHDLGAHLIDQAIRLFGTVEEIHGETANHGPYPDSAETEAFVSLRHESGVRSRLWMNGMAARVGPRFHVLGSTAGYTKWGLDSQEPALAAGMSPSDPAYGIESQDSWGVLGIDGATEPVPAEKGAYPSFYTQLATALRGEGPLPVSPAESLEVLRVIEKIHAFA is encoded by the coding sequence ATGCCCAAGGCGGCAACAGGGCGTATCCGCACCGGCCTCGTCGGATTCGGAATCTCGGGCAGTGTCTTCCACGCCCCGCTCCTTGCGGCCGATCCGGACTACTCACTGGACGTCATCGTGACGGCTGATCCCCGGCGGGCCGCCGAGGCTGCCCGGCGTTACCCGGGGGCGCGGGTGGTCCCGACGCCCGCGGCGATGTTCGCGCTGGCAGGGGAACTTGACCTCCTCGTCCTGGGAACGCCGCCGCTCACGCACTTCGATCTGGCCGGCACGGCCATTGCCCGTGGCCTCCACGTGGTGGTTGACAAGCCGTTTGTCACCACCTCGGCCCAGGGTGAGGAGCTCGCCGGCCGGGCGTCCGACGCCGGTGTGCAGCTGACGGTATTCCAGAACCGCCGGTGGGACGCCGACTTCCTGACCCTCCAGCGGCTCATCCGGGAGCGGGCCCTCGGGGAAATCCGCACCTTCGAGTCGCGGTTCGAGTGGTGGCGGCCCGAGGGATTCGGTAACTGGCGGGACACTGCAACCCTTGCGGAAGGCGGAGGCATCCTTCACGACCTCGGCGCGCACCTGATCGACCAGGCCATCCGGTTGTTCGGAACCGTGGAGGAAATCCACGGGGAGACGGCAAACCACGGGCCGTATCCGGACAGCGCCGAAACGGAGGCCTTCGTGTCCCTGCGCCATGAATCCGGGGTCCGCTCCCGGCTCTGGATGAACGGCATGGCGGCCCGGGTTGGCCCGCGCTTCCATGTACTCGGTTCCACGGCCGGGTATACAAAGTGGGGCCTGGACAGCCAGGAGCCTGCCCTGGCGGCCGGTATGTCGCCGTCGGACCCCGCCTACGGCATTGAATCCCAGGACTCTTGGGGGGTCCTGGGGATCGACGGAGCCACCGAGCCCGTACCGGCCGAAAAGGGGGCCTACCCCAGCTTCTATACGCAGCTGGCCACAGCCCTGCGCGGGGAGGGCCCGCTGCCCGTTTCACCGGCCGAGTCCCTGGAGGTCCTCAGGGTCATCGAAAAAATCCATGCCTTTGCGTAG
- a CDS encoding amino acid ABC transporter ATP-binding protein — translation MSLTSSTGQAAAESQTFHGSSLELKNLTMAYGDIEVLRNVSLTVAPGTTTCIIGPSGSGKSTLLRGVNRLHEPKSGDVLLAGESALEVKPDILRSRIGMVFQHFNLFPDHTALDNVALALWSVKGMPKAEARERARQRLAEVGLAERADHRPRDLSGGQQQRVAIARALAMEPEVMLFDEATSALDPELVKGVLNLMAGLGKRGMTMLVVTHEMGFARKVADQVVFMDEGEVVEAGTPGELFDNPKSERLQRFLSEVL, via the coding sequence ATGAGCCTCACAAGCAGCACGGGCCAAGCCGCCGCGGAAAGCCAGACCTTTCACGGCTCCAGCCTGGAGCTCAAGAACCTGACCATGGCCTACGGCGACATCGAGGTGCTCCGTAACGTCAGCCTCACCGTCGCCCCCGGCACCACAACCTGCATCATCGGCCCCTCCGGTTCGGGAAAATCCACGCTCCTGCGCGGCGTCAACCGGCTGCACGAACCCAAGAGCGGCGACGTGCTGCTGGCCGGTGAAAGTGCGCTGGAGGTCAAACCCGACATTCTCCGAAGCCGGATCGGCATGGTCTTTCAGCACTTCAATCTCTTCCCCGACCACACGGCGCTTGACAACGTGGCGCTCGCTCTCTGGAGCGTCAAGGGAATGCCCAAGGCTGAAGCACGGGAACGGGCAAGGCAGCGCCTCGCCGAGGTCGGACTCGCGGAGCGCGCTGACCACCGGCCGCGGGATCTCTCCGGAGGCCAGCAGCAGCGCGTCGCCATCGCACGGGCCCTGGCAATGGAACCCGAGGTCATGCTGTTCGACGAAGCGACCAGCGCCCTGGACCCGGAGCTCGTCAAGGGCGTACTGAACCTCATGGCAGGGCTTGGCAAGCGCGGAATGACCATGCTCGTCGTTACTCATGAAATGGGCTTCGCCCGCAAGGTCGCCGACCAGGTGGTCTTCATGGACGAGGGCGAAGTGGTGGAGGCCGGAACCCCGGGCGAGCTGTTCGACAACCCGAAAAGCGAACGGCTGCAGCGCTTCCTGTCGGAGGTGCTCTGA